A single region of the Serinus canaria isolate serCan28SL12 chromosome 1, serCan2020, whole genome shotgun sequence genome encodes:
- the GTPBP6 gene encoding putative GTP-binding protein 6, whose amino-acid sequence MRPGRLSWSLLLRCRRAAAALGAPRCRPLPARPLSAAAALRAPLRPPGTGGGAPWNGAADADGDEEEEEEEEDEAALEELLGPSPLAPGPGAQRVAVVHPAVKWGPQKSPLTTAELQVAEAVALVDTLQNWTVLDKIIIPTKNPNKKFVFGKGNFQVLTEKIKKLPHVTAVFLNVERISSLTKKELEGAWGVPVFDRYTVVLHIFRCNARTKEAKLQVALAEIPLLRSNLKNEASQRDQQRGGSRYIMGSGETFLETQNRVLKERELKIRNALEKLKRKRALLRTQRRKCEFPMVSVMGYTNSGKTTLIKALTGEAGLQPRDQLFATLDITAHAGYLPSHMPVIYVDTIGFLTDLPHNLVESFSATLEEVAYSDLIVHVRDITHPETILQKATVLSVLRNLNLPSHLLDSMVEVHNKVDLIERYKPAEDNALAVSALHGHGLEKLKQEIEKKILTATGKKILTVNINLEGPQLSWLYKEATVREVEVMPEDGTARVKVIIGSSAFGRYKNLFPNSEIFMS is encoded by the exons ATGAGGCCCGGCCGCCTCTCGTGGTCGCTGCTGCTGCGCTgccggcgggcggcggcggctctGGGCGCGCCCCGGTGCCGtccgctgcccgcccgcccgctcagcgccgccgccgcgctccgGGCCCCCCTGCGCCCGCCGGGCACGGGCGGCGGAGCGCCCTGGAACGGGGCTGCGGACGCCGACGgggatgaagaagaagaagaagaggaggaggatgaggcagccctggaggagctgctcgGTCCGTCTCCGCTGGCCCCGGGGCCCGGCGCCCAGCGCGTTGCCGTCGTGCACCCCGCGGTGAAGTGGGGCCCGCAGAAGTCGCCGCTCACCACGG CTGAATTACAGGTTGCCGAAGCCGTCGCTCTTGTAGATACTCTTCAGAACTGGACAGTTCtagataaaataattattcctacaaaaaatcccaacaagAAGTTTGTTTTTGGCAAAGGAAACTTTCAGGTTTTGACAG aaaagattaaaaaattgcCCCATGTGACAGCTGTCTTCTTGAATGTGGAAAGAATATCTTCACTAACAAAg AAAGAACTAGAAGGTGCCTGGGGCGTGCCAGTCTTTGACAGATACACGGTGGTACTTCACATTTTTCGCTGTAATGCCCGGACGAAAGAAGCAAAACTGCAGGTAGCACTGGCTGAAATTCCACTTCTCAG GTCAAATCTGAAAAACGAGGCGTCGCAGCGAGATCAGCAGAGAGGAGGTTCAAGGTACATCATGGGCTCAG gtGAAACATTTCTAGAAACACAGAATCGTGTCTTAAAAGAAAGGGAACTTAAAATTAGGAATGCCCTGGAGAAACTAAAGAGGAAAAGGGCTTTACTGAGAACTCAGCGCAGAAAATGTGAGTTCCCGATGGTCTCAGTAATGGGCTATACCAACTCTG gAAAAACTACTTTGATCAAAGCCTTGACTGGGGAAGCAGGACTTCAACCCAGAGATCAGCTGTTTGCCACTCTGGATATTACAGCCCATGCTGGCTATTTGCCCTCACATATGCCAGTTATTTATGTTGACACCATTGGGTTTCTGACTGATCTTCCACATAATCTGGTTGAGTCATTTTCAGCTACACTGGAAGAAGTGGCTTACTCA GATCTGATAGTTCATGTGAGGGATATTACTCATCCAGAAACCATCCTCCAGAAAGCAACTGTTCTCTCAGTTCTTAGGAATCTCAATCTTCCTAGCCATTTACTGGATTCCATGGTAGAAGTTCATAACAAAGTGGATTTGATAGAAAG gtaTAAACCTGCTGAAGATAATGCTTTAGCTGTTTCTGCTCTGCATGGGCATGGTttagaaaaactgaaacaagaaatagagaaaaaaatactgacagcaacagggaagaaaattctAACAGTTAACATCAACTTGGAGGGACCTCAGCTaag TTGGCTCTATAAAGAAGCAACAGTTCGGGAAGTAGAGGTCATGCCTGAAGACGGCACAGCCAGGGTGAAGGTGATAATCGGCAGTTCTGCTTTTGGCAGATACAAAAACCTCTTTCCCAACAGTGAGATTTTCATGTCATGA
- the PLCXD1 gene encoding PI-PLC X domain-containing protein 1 isoform X1 produces MPLNQPRYVEWFVVFLFFFPPRTPYEDPEHTPMEGPLQTFVHVCHENGQWMSQLPEKLWDIPLYNLALPGSHDTMTYCLDKSSAVSGNESKLVKFLNKCLPCIVHPIIMKWSITQVLTVTEQLEAGVRYLDFRIAHKANDPSTNLYFVHMVYTTVTVQDILWEILRWLETHPQEVVIIACRNFDGLTKRLHNHLVACIKEVFQCKLCPRNVVPTLRTMWHLGHQVIVSYEEEVELEKHCELWPPIPYWWGNKTSTRALIRYLERMKRMGRPGKFFVAGINLTENLRYILVHPFGSLKKMTLQSLPCLKIWIKQQYPGPKKKCINIIAGDFIGNNDFVKDVIELNTKINPSLHCQSELEQISI; encoded by the exons ATGCCATTAAATCAACCACGGTATGTGGagtggtttgttgtttttctattctttttccCTCCCAGAACACCCTATGAAGACCCAGAGCACACACCAATGGAAGGCCCTTTGCAAACCTTCGTTCATGTGTGCCATGAAAATGGTCAATGGATGTCACAATTACCAGAGAAGCTCTGGGATATTCCCCTTTATAACTTAGCTCTTCCAG GGAGTCACGACACTATGACCTACTGTTTGGATAAAAGTTCTGCTGTTAGTGGCAATGAGTCCAAGCTGGTGaagtttttaaacaaatgtcTGCCCTGCATTGTGCACCCCATTATCATGAAGTGGTCTATAACACAG GTCCTGACTGTGACAGAGCAACTTGAGGCTGGAGTTAGATACCTGGATTTCAGGATCGCCCACAAGGCTAATGATCCTTCTACGAATTTGTACTTCGTGCATATGGTTTACACAACTGTTACTGTGCAG GATATTCTGTGGGAAATATTGAGGTGGTTAGAAACTCATCCTCAGGAAGTTGTTATCATAGCCTGCAGGAATTTTGATGGATTAACCAAAAGACTTCATAATCATCTTGTTGCCTGTATAAAAGAGGTTTTCCAGTGTAAACTGTGTCCTAGAAAT GTGGTGCCCACACTGCGGACCATGTGGCACCTCGGCCATCAGGTTATAGTCTCGTACGAAGAGGAGGTGGAACTGGAGAAGCACTGTGAGCTGTGGCCTCCCATCCCATACTGGTGGGGAAACAAAACGTCCACTCGAGCTCTTATCCGGTATTTGGAGCGCATGAAGCGGATGGGCCGGCCAG GAAAATTCTTTGTGGCAGGGATTAACCTTACTGAAAATTTGAGGTATATTCTTGTACACCCATTTGGATCATTGAAGAAAATGACACTCCAGAGTCTTCCATGTTTGAAAATCTGGATAAAGCAGCAGTATccaggaccaaaaaaaaaatgtattaacaTCATTGCTGGAGACTTTATAGGAAATAATGATTTTGTCAAAGATGTGATAGAACTTAACACAAAAATTAATCCTTCATTGCACTGTCAAAGTGAACTGGAACAAATTAGcatttaa
- the PLCXD1 gene encoding PI-PLC X domain-containing protein 1 isoform X2, with product MEGPLQTFVHVCHENGQWMSQLPEKLWDIPLYNLALPGSHDTMTYCLDKSSAVSGNESKLVKFLNKCLPCIVHPIIMKWSITQVLTVTEQLEAGVRYLDFRIAHKANDPSTNLYFVHMVYTTVTVQDILWEILRWLETHPQEVVIIACRNFDGLTKRLHNHLVACIKEVFQCKLCPRNVVPTLRTMWHLGHQVIVSYEEEVELEKHCELWPPIPYWWGNKTSTRALIRYLERMKRMGRPGKFFVAGINLTENLRYILVHPFGSLKKMTLQSLPCLKIWIKQQYPGPKKKCINIIAGDFIGNNDFVKDVIELNTKINPSLHCQSELEQISI from the exons ATGGAAGGCCCTTTGCAAACCTTCGTTCATGTGTGCCATGAAAATGGTCAATGGATGTCACAATTACCAGAGAAGCTCTGGGATATTCCCCTTTATAACTTAGCTCTTCCAG GGAGTCACGACACTATGACCTACTGTTTGGATAAAAGTTCTGCTGTTAGTGGCAATGAGTCCAAGCTGGTGaagtttttaaacaaatgtcTGCCCTGCATTGTGCACCCCATTATCATGAAGTGGTCTATAACACAG GTCCTGACTGTGACAGAGCAACTTGAGGCTGGAGTTAGATACCTGGATTTCAGGATCGCCCACAAGGCTAATGATCCTTCTACGAATTTGTACTTCGTGCATATGGTTTACACAACTGTTACTGTGCAG GATATTCTGTGGGAAATATTGAGGTGGTTAGAAACTCATCCTCAGGAAGTTGTTATCATAGCCTGCAGGAATTTTGATGGATTAACCAAAAGACTTCATAATCATCTTGTTGCCTGTATAAAAGAGGTTTTCCAGTGTAAACTGTGTCCTAGAAAT GTGGTGCCCACACTGCGGACCATGTGGCACCTCGGCCATCAGGTTATAGTCTCGTACGAAGAGGAGGTGGAACTGGAGAAGCACTGTGAGCTGTGGCCTCCCATCCCATACTGGTGGGGAAACAAAACGTCCACTCGAGCTCTTATCCGGTATTTGGAGCGCATGAAGCGGATGGGCCGGCCAG GAAAATTCTTTGTGGCAGGGATTAACCTTACTGAAAATTTGAGGTATATTCTTGTACACCCATTTGGATCATTGAAGAAAATGACACTCCAGAGTCTTCCATGTTTGAAAATCTGGATAAAGCAGCAGTATccaggaccaaaaaaaaaatgtattaacaTCATTGCTGGAGACTTTATAGGAAATAATGATTTTGTCAAAGATGTGATAGAACTTAACACAAAAATTAATCCTTCATTGCACTGTCAAAGTGAACTGGAACAAATTAGcatttaa